A part of Oceanidesulfovibrio indonesiensis genomic DNA contains:
- a CDS encoding metal-dependent phosphohydrolase: protein MREQGIERRDFLKAGVLLGAGIIASGAIPAVGRAASYTPVKYSDVLDMDPVTMAESSGLVMDSWRYLTETVATIRNPRIREGVQAIMNNPAPTIMENLGSREKKEVYEELVAKGMVKDVAYEDFLPPVSNPSQSPQPFLSAPGSGYGSHHAYPGGVATHTALNVRVSLALYEGYRDTYDYLLDRDIIIASQVLHDLHKAWVFQWQEDGSSRTEQKLAGTGEHHPLSVAESFHRGLPAAMCVAQACAHDHPGFSDNEEGPVNWITTAATLLGKDAAKEGWLAPDGATLPQPRPMENFICHLGDHDWVLSVPAAHWTIPLMKEIAVEHYGVQESELGGRKFNQLRNYVFSQATIMSLYQLYVEQGKEALAKSVLSIVTPA, encoded by the coding sequence ATGAGGGAACAAGGGATCGAGCGACGTGATTTTCTCAAGGCAGGGGTTCTGCTGGGCGCTGGCATCATTGCTTCCGGCGCAATACCGGCGGTTGGTCGCGCCGCGAGCTACACCCCAGTGAAGTACTCCGACGTGCTGGACATGGATCCAGTGACCATGGCCGAGTCGTCCGGCCTGGTCATGGATTCATGGCGCTACCTCACGGAAACAGTCGCGACCATCAGGAACCCGAGGATTCGCGAGGGCGTGCAGGCCATCATGAACAACCCCGCGCCCACGATCATGGAGAATCTGGGCTCCAGAGAAAAGAAGGAAGTCTACGAAGAGCTTGTGGCCAAAGGCATGGTCAAGGACGTGGCGTACGAGGACTTCCTGCCTCCGGTATCCAATCCGTCCCAAAGCCCGCAGCCGTTTCTTTCCGCGCCTGGCAGCGGCTACGGCAGCCACCACGCCTATCCGGGCGGCGTGGCCACCCACACGGCGCTCAACGTCCGGGTTTCACTGGCCTTGTACGAAGGGTACCGCGACACCTATGATTATCTGCTGGATCGCGACATTATCATCGCCTCGCAGGTGCTGCACGATCTGCACAAGGCGTGGGTCTTCCAGTGGCAGGAGGATGGTTCCTCCCGCACCGAGCAGAAACTTGCCGGCACGGGTGAGCACCATCCCTTGAGCGTGGCCGAGAGTTTCCACCGCGGCTTGCCGGCGGCCATGTGCGTGGCTCAGGCCTGCGCCCATGACCATCCAGGATTCTCTGACAACGAAGAAGGGCCGGTCAACTGGATCACAACCGCGGCCACACTCCTGGGCAAGGACGCCGCCAAGGAGGGGTGGCTAGCCCCGGACGGCGCAACCCTGCCGCAGCCGCGCCCCATGGAGAACTTCATCTGCCATCTGGGCGACCACGACTGGGTGCTCTCCGTTCCCGCGGCTCATTGGACCATTCCGCTCATGAAGGAAATCGCCGTGGAGCATTACGGCGTGCAGGAATCCGAGCTGGGCGGCAGGAAGTTCAACCAGTTGCGCAACTATGTGTTCTCGCAGGCCACCATCATGAGTTTGTATCAACTCTACGTGGAGCAGGGCAAAGAGGCCCTCGCAAAATCCGTACTGTCCATCGTGACGCCTGCCTGA
- a CDS encoding PPC domain-containing DNA-binding protein, translated as MEYKRYGAKILIRLDPGDEVIESLKTVCREEKVTMGVINGIGAIDRAVVGLFNPDEKKYYSTEIKKHLEITALAGNVTTMDGEVYIHAHATLADIETNAFGGHLNEADVSCTSEIIIDAFEGQVDREKSEKIGLNLLKF; from the coding sequence ATGGAATACAAACGCTATGGCGCAAAGATTCTGATTCGTCTCGACCCCGGCGATGAGGTTATCGAGTCCCTGAAAACCGTATGCCGCGAGGAGAAGGTCACCATGGGCGTGATCAACGGCATCGGCGCCATCGACCGCGCCGTGGTCGGCCTCTTCAATCCTGACGAGAAGAAGTACTACTCCACGGAAATCAAGAAGCACCTGGAAATCACCGCCCTGGCCGGCAACGTGACCACCATGGACGGCGAGGTGTACATCCACGCCCACGCGACCCTGGCGGACATCGAGACGAACGCCTTTGGCGGCCATCTCAACGAGGCAGACGTAAGCTGCACCTCGGAAATCATCATCGACGCGTTCGAAGGCCAGGTGGACCGTGAGAAGAGTGAGAAGATCGGCCTGAACCTGCTGAAATTCTGA
- a CDS encoding sulfite exporter TauE/SafE family protein gives MIGLFLLYVVLGAFAGILAGLLGIGGGLVIVPMLTFAFMWQGIPYEHILHLALGTSLTTIIFTSISSFLAHHKRGAVRWDVFWRITPGIIVGTFLGAWVASLLPTNVLKAFFGVFLYYVSFQMITGKKPNPSRQIPGNAGMFAVGNGIGIVSALVGIGGGTLSVPFLVWCNVVMQTAIGTASAIGLPIALSGSLGFLLNGLGAEGLPEWSIGYIYLPALIGIVSMSVVTAPFGAKLAHTLPVPTLKKVFAVLLFVVGTRMLWSVFAG, from the coding sequence ATGATCGGACTCTTTCTACTCTATGTCGTGCTGGGCGCATTTGCCGGCATCCTGGCCGGACTTCTGGGCATCGGCGGCGGCCTCGTCATCGTACCCATGTTGACCTTCGCCTTCATGTGGCAGGGCATTCCGTACGAGCACATCCTGCATCTGGCGTTGGGCACTTCGCTCACCACCATCATCTTCACGTCCATCTCCAGCTTCCTGGCGCACCACAAACGCGGGGCCGTGCGCTGGGACGTGTTCTGGCGCATCACGCCGGGCATCATCGTGGGCACTTTCCTGGGCGCGTGGGTGGCGAGCCTGCTGCCCACCAACGTGCTCAAGGCGTTCTTCGGCGTGTTTCTGTACTACGTCTCGTTCCAGATGATCACGGGCAAGAAACCGAACCCATCGCGACAGATCCCCGGCAATGCCGGCATGTTCGCCGTGGGCAACGGCATAGGAATCGTCTCGGCGCTGGTGGGTATCGGCGGCGGCACGCTTTCCGTTCCGTTTCTGGTGTGGTGCAACGTGGTGATGCAGACGGCCATCGGCACGGCCTCGGCCATCGGCCTGCCCATTGCGCTGTCCGGTTCGCTGGGCTTTCTGTTGAACGGTCTGGGCGCGGAGGGCCTGCCGGAGTGGAGCATCGGCTATATCTATCTGCCGGCGCTCATAGGCATCGTGTCCATGTCCGTGGTCACGGCGCCGTTTGGAGCTAAGCTGGCGCACACCCTGCCGGTGCCGACGCTGAAGAAGGTATTCGCGGTGCTGCTGTTCGTGGTGGGCACGCGCATGCTGTGGAGCGTGTTCGCCGGGTAG
- a CDS encoding alpha-hydroxy-acid oxidizing protein has protein sequence MKEIRETARERMKGYCRVCPVCDGRACVGEVPGMGGLGTAASFKNNIEALRKVRINMRLLHDVTTPDTATSLLGLDMDMPLLAAPIGGVEFNMGGKITEEQYVDAVLGGCVDKGLIGCGGDGVPPFIHESVNAAVTELGGKGIPFIKPWEGDEMWEKLEKARNSGCSVLGMDVDAAGLVTLRKMGRPVSPKTPDELRQIVSRVHEWGLKFILKGIMTPDEAVLSHEIGVDAIVVSNHGGRVLDHAPGTAEVLPSIADAVQGKLSIIVDGGVRDGVDVFKMVALGADAVMIGRPFSIAALGGLRDGVGAYIDQIKGQLVQAMVLTGCGSVGAIGRNCLYDTGE, from the coding sequence ATGAAAGAGATCCGCGAAACAGCGCGTGAGAGGATGAAAGGATACTGCCGGGTCTGTCCCGTGTGCGACGGTCGCGCCTGCGTAGGCGAGGTGCCTGGCATGGGCGGTCTGGGCACGGCCGCATCCTTCAAAAACAACATTGAAGCCCTGCGCAAGGTGCGCATCAACATGCGGCTGCTGCACGACGTGACGACGCCGGACACGGCCACCAGCCTGCTCGGACTGGATATGGACATGCCGCTTCTGGCCGCGCCAATCGGCGGCGTGGAGTTCAACATGGGCGGCAAGATCACCGAGGAGCAGTACGTGGACGCCGTTCTGGGCGGTTGCGTGGACAAGGGGCTGATTGGCTGCGGAGGCGATGGGGTGCCGCCGTTCATTCATGAGAGCGTGAACGCGGCCGTCACCGAGCTGGGCGGCAAGGGCATTCCCTTCATCAAGCCCTGGGAAGGCGACGAGATGTGGGAGAAGCTCGAGAAAGCAAGGAACTCCGGTTGTTCCGTGCTGGGCATGGACGTGGACGCGGCCGGCCTGGTGACTTTGCGCAAGATGGGCCGTCCTGTCTCGCCCAAGACACCGGACGAACTGCGCCAGATCGTGTCCAGGGTGCATGAGTGGGGGCTCAAGTTCATACTCAAGGGCATCATGACACCGGACGAGGCGGTTCTGAGCCATGAGATCGGCGTGGACGCCATTGTGGTGTCCAACCACGGCGGCCGCGTGCTGGATCACGCCCCGGGCACGGCTGAGGTGCTGCCTTCCATTGCCGATGCGGTGCAGGGCAAGCTGTCCATCATCGTTGACGGCGGCGTGCGCGACGGCGTGGACGTGTTCAAGATGGTGGCCCTGGGGGCGGACGCCGTGATGATCGGCCGGCCGTTTTCCATAGCCGCTTTGGGCGGCCTGCGCGATGGGGTCGGCGCCTACATCGACCAGATCAAAGGCCAGCTGGTGCAGGCCATGGTGCTCACGGGCTGCGGAAGCGTCGGGGCCATCGGCCGCAACTGCCTGTACGATACCGGCGAATAA
- a CDS encoding FadR/GntR family transcriptional regulator: MTTNSLSPVSAPQSVSAEVAARIRTMLASGELTPGDRLPAERRLAEAFGVSRNSVREAIRVLTNQGLIVSKVGSGTYVADVKGEEFAAALAGVVALERKRLADIFQVRLLLEPQIARLAATNRTPEDLAELATILQAQRKAVAEDRDGHAEDHAFHARLAAMTGNTVIERLTSSLADVLRESRSDGLQPLERRTASVQSHELILKALHEGNAAMAEQAMRDHLESIRGLLFSEG, translated from the coding sequence ATGACTACGAACTCCTTGTCCCCTGTGTCTGCCCCCCAATCGGTCTCAGCCGAGGTGGCGGCGCGCATCCGGACCATGCTTGCCTCGGGCGAGTTGACGCCCGGGGATCGATTGCCGGCGGAGCGGCGTTTGGCTGAAGCATTCGGCGTGTCCCGAAACTCGGTGCGCGAGGCCATCCGCGTGCTCACCAACCAGGGGCTGATCGTCAGCAAGGTCGGCAGCGGCACCTATGTCGCCGACGTGAAAGGCGAGGAGTTCGCCGCTGCCCTGGCCGGAGTGGTGGCGCTGGAGCGCAAGCGTCTGGCCGACATCTTCCAGGTGCGGCTGCTGCTGGAGCCGCAGATAGCCCGACTTGCCGCGACGAATCGCACTCCCGAAGATCTCGCCGAGCTCGCGACCATTCTCCAGGCGCAACGCAAGGCCGTGGCAGAGGACAGGGACGGGCACGCCGAGGACCATGCGTTCCATGCGCGGTTGGCTGCCATGACGGGCAACACGGTTATCGAGCGCCTCACGTCCAGCCTGGCCGATGTTCTGCGAGAATCCCGTTCCGACGGGCTGCAACCGTTGGAGCGTCGGACAGCTTCGGTGCAATCCCATGAGCTGATTCTTAAAGCGTTGCATGAAGGAAATGCCGCGATGGCCGAGCAGGCCATGCGCGACCATCTGGAATCCATCCGGGGCCTGTTGTTTTCAGAGGGATGA
- the dxs gene encoding 1-deoxy-D-xylulose-5-phosphate synthase translates to MPPDNLPAAINFRDLPQMSLEEMGNLAGGLRREIIEVVSRNGGHLAPSLGVVELTVAMLNVFDPGKDRIVWDVGHQAYAYKILTSRRSRFHTLRTMGGVSGFPKMSESPYDHFGVGHSSTSISAALGMAMGRDLNADSSKVLAVIGDGSMTAGLAFEGLNQAGDMGRDLIVVLNDNEMSISRNVGALSSFLSRNLSARWLKKFKRETENFFKQLPGIGTDIADYMRKSESSFKSFFTPGMLFEAFRFNYIGPIDGHDISDLVDVFDHVKRLEGPNLVHVLTRKGKGYEPAESNPTYFHGVGCFEPETGLAKKFTVDGCPEIPSYTEVFGDTLANLAGKDSSVIAITAAMPEGTGLSKFADAYPERFVDVGICEQHAVTFAAGLATQGYKPVVAIYSTFLQRSYDQIVHDVCLQKLPVIFCLDRAGLVGEDGPTHHGAYDIAYLRHIPEMVMMAPKDEAELQSMLATALELGRPVAIRYPRGLGVGAKLTDQPQPVPVGEGELIREGTDAMVIALGSRVYPALEGAAALEAEGLDVGVFNTRFVKPLPIQQILELAAKCPRLVIAEEHTRMGGFASAVLESLADADALSGLTIRRVALPDSFVEHGTQKELRAAVGVDKTGIMNAVRELCGRDVQQTVE, encoded by the coding sequence ATGCCGCCGGACAACCTGCCTGCGGCGATCAACTTTCGCGATCTTCCGCAGATGTCCCTGGAGGAGATGGGCAACCTTGCCGGCGGATTGCGCCGCGAGATCATCGAGGTTGTCTCACGCAACGGGGGGCATCTGGCGCCATCCCTGGGTGTGGTAGAGCTCACGGTGGCCATGCTCAATGTGTTCGACCCCGGCAAAGACCGCATCGTCTGGGATGTGGGCCACCAGGCTTACGCCTACAAGATCCTCACGAGCCGGCGCTCCAGATTCCACACTCTGCGGACCATGGGCGGCGTTTCCGGCTTCCCAAAAATGAGCGAGAGCCCGTACGACCATTTCGGCGTGGGCCACTCCTCCACATCCATATCCGCGGCGCTCGGCATGGCCATGGGGCGGGATCTCAACGCGGACAGCTCCAAGGTGCTCGCAGTCATCGGCGACGGCTCCATGACCGCCGGCCTGGCCTTCGAAGGATTGAATCAGGCAGGGGATATGGGCCGGGACCTCATCGTGGTGCTCAACGACAACGAGATGTCCATCTCGCGCAACGTTGGCGCGCTCTCAAGCTTTCTGTCGCGCAATCTCTCGGCGCGCTGGCTCAAGAAGTTCAAGCGGGAGACCGAGAACTTCTTCAAGCAACTGCCCGGCATCGGTACCGACATTGCCGATTACATGCGCAAGAGCGAGAGCTCCTTCAAAAGTTTCTTCACCCCGGGGATGCTCTTCGAGGCGTTCCGCTTCAATTACATCGGACCAATCGACGGCCATGACATCAGCGATCTCGTGGATGTGTTCGACCATGTGAAGCGGCTGGAAGGCCCCAACCTCGTCCATGTGCTGACCCGGAAAGGCAAGGGCTACGAGCCGGCAGAGTCAAACCCCACATACTTCCATGGGGTAGGGTGCTTCGAACCAGAAACCGGCTTGGCAAAGAAGTTCACAGTCGATGGCTGCCCGGAAATCCCCAGCTATACCGAAGTGTTCGGAGATACCCTCGCCAATCTCGCCGGCAAAGATTCCTCGGTCATTGCCATCACCGCGGCCATGCCGGAGGGCACCGGGCTCAGTAAGTTCGCGGACGCGTATCCCGAGCGGTTCGTGGACGTGGGCATCTGCGAGCAGCACGCCGTGACGTTCGCCGCCGGCCTGGCCACACAGGGCTACAAACCCGTGGTCGCCATCTATTCCACGTTTCTACAGCGCTCATACGACCAGATCGTGCATGATGTGTGTCTGCAGAAACTTCCGGTCATTTTCTGTCTGGACCGCGCCGGTCTCGTAGGGGAGGACGGTCCCACCCACCATGGAGCGTACGACATCGCCTACCTGCGGCACATTCCGGAAATGGTGATGATGGCGCCCAAAGACGAGGCCGAGCTGCAATCCATGCTGGCCACGGCTCTGGAGCTGGGACGGCCAGTAGCCATCCGCTATCCGCGCGGGCTGGGCGTGGGAGCCAAGCTCACGGACCAGCCGCAACCTGTGCCGGTGGGCGAGGGCGAGTTGATACGCGAGGGCACGGACGCCATGGTCATCGCCCTGGGCAGCCGTGTCTACCCCGCGCTGGAAGGCGCCGCCGCCCTGGAGGCGGAAGGGCTGGATGTGGGCGTGTTCAACACACGGTTTGTCAAGCCGTTGCCCATACAGCAGATTCTGGAACTGGCGGCCAAGTGCCCGCGCCTCGTGATTGCCGAGGAACACACCCGCATGGGCGGATTCGCTTCCGCCGTGCTGGAGAGCCTGGCCGACGCCGACGCGCTGTCCGGACTCACCATCCGCCGCGTGGCGCTGCCGGACTCCTTTGTGGAGCACGGCACGCAGAAAGAGTTGCGCGCCGCCGTGGGGGTGGACAAAACCGGCATCATGAACGCGGTTCGCGAGTTGTGCGGCCGCGATGTCCAGCAGACTGTTGAGTGA
- a CDS encoding polyprenyl synthetase family protein, with translation MSDDIAVRVKEALRDLSRNVEDYLASCLEGRDIPDALRRSMEYSLLAGGKRLRPCLCLAWAELCGMKASRALPFASSIECIHTYSLVHDDLPAMDDDDMRRGKPSNHKQFGEATAILAGDGLLTEAFLFMTRADAEPAHVLEAVAVMARAAGAEGMVGGQVLDMEYTGRVLAAEGNPVTLDQLRTMHAMKTGALIRASCEAGAVLACGGEDRRRRAAAYGAHLGRAFQIVDDILDEVGDEKSLGKPVGSDRDKGKTTYVSLVGLERSRELAEEATQQALQALDGFRDADKSWLAFLQDLARYVLVRAV, from the coding sequence ATGAGCGACGATATCGCCGTTCGCGTGAAGGAGGCGCTACGCGATCTGTCCAGGAATGTGGAAGACTACCTGGCCTCGTGCCTGGAAGGGCGTGACATTCCGGATGCGCTGCGGCGGTCCATGGAGTACAGCCTGTTGGCCGGCGGCAAACGCTTGCGTCCATGCCTGTGCCTTGCCTGGGCCGAGCTGTGCGGCATGAAGGCGTCCAGGGCGCTGCCTTTCGCCTCTTCCATCGAATGCATTCATACGTACTCTCTGGTGCATGACGATTTGCCTGCCATGGACGACGACGACATGCGTCGCGGCAAACCCTCCAACCACAAGCAGTTCGGTGAAGCCACGGCGATTCTGGCCGGCGACGGCCTGCTTACCGAAGCATTCCTTTTCATGACCCGTGCCGATGCCGAACCGGCGCACGTGCTGGAGGCCGTTGCCGTGATGGCCCGCGCCGCCGGAGCCGAAGGCATGGTGGGCGGCCAGGTGCTGGACATGGAGTACACGGGCCGCGTGCTCGCGGCGGAAGGGAATCCTGTGACGCTCGATCAGCTCAGGACCATGCACGCAATGAAGACCGGCGCGCTCATCCGCGCCTCCTGTGAGGCCGGCGCCGTGCTGGCTTGCGGCGGAGAGGATCGCCGGCGCAGGGCTGCTGCGTACGGAGCGCACTTGGGTCGCGCGTTCCAGATCGTGGATGACATATTGGACGAGGTGGGGGACGAAAAATCCCTGGGCAAACCTGTGGGCAGCGACCGCGACAAGGGCAAGACCACCTACGTGAGCCTCGTGGGGCTGGAGAGAAGCCGCGAGCTTGCAGAGGAAGCCACGCAGCAGGCATTGCAGGCGCTGGACGGATTCCGCGATGCGGACAAATCATGGCTCGCATTTCTGCAGGATCTTGCCAGATACGTCCTTGTTCGCGCGGTGTGA
- the xseB gene encoding exodeoxyribonuclease VII small subunit, translated as MSEDIRNESNFENEMERLKLVVGKLESGELSLEESVALYREGVGLARSCRKRLAEARHEIEQLSREEVTDLAGPDPAPLRDEEPEQQPLLGDTEI; from the coding sequence ATGAGCGAGGATATACGAAACGAATCCAACTTCGAAAACGAGATGGAGCGGCTCAAGCTGGTGGTGGGCAAGCTCGAATCCGGAGAGCTCTCGCTGGAGGAAAGCGTGGCTCTTTACCGCGAAGGCGTGGGGCTGGCGCGCTCCTGCCGCAAGCGTCTGGCCGAGGCGCGTCACGAGATCGAACAGCTTTCCAGAGAAGAGGTCACGGACCTTGCCGGTCCGGACCCGGCGCCGTTGCGCGACGAGGAACCGGAACAACAACCGCTGCTCGGTGACACGGAGATATAG
- a CDS encoding M23 family metallopeptidase has protein sequence MIVRGAILFAALWMIVLYSAPTLALDQRIGPVVLSVPDNVVEGHPFMVTVRSKEPMPDIECEWEGHVIRLHATSERGEGFVARLLLGIGLSGREETPRSDSYPLTVRVRSFEDTYEFNRAVLRIPGDYPVQRLTVPEKYSELSTEDLSRHEREKAAVQEALATFTPERFWQCPMRRPVPGDVSSIFGLQRFMNDEPRQPHGGVDLRAGYGTPVNACWEGRVILTGDHFFAGKSVFVDHGQGVVSMYFHLAEIMAQEGQRVMPGEVIGRVGSSGRVTGPHLHFGLSIFGAAVDPLPLMGPDCENAGYGNQ, from the coding sequence ATGATCGTGCGCGGAGCCATCCTTTTTGCCGCATTGTGGATGATTGTGCTTTATTCCGCTCCGACCCTGGCTCTGGACCAGCGCATCGGCCCGGTGGTCCTTTCCGTTCCGGACAACGTGGTCGAAGGGCACCCCTTCATGGTGACGGTGCGTTCCAAAGAGCCTATGCCGGACATAGAGTGCGAGTGGGAAGGCCATGTCATCCGCCTGCACGCCACGAGCGAGAGGGGCGAGGGGTTCGTCGCCAGGTTGCTGCTCGGCATCGGACTGTCCGGCCGGGAGGAGACTCCCCGTAGCGACAGCTATCCGCTCACGGTGCGCGTTCGCAGTTTTGAAGACACGTATGAGTTCAACCGCGCGGTATTGCGCATTCCGGGTGATTATCCTGTTCAACGGCTGACTGTGCCGGAAAAATACTCCGAGCTTTCCACTGAGGACTTGTCGCGTCACGAGCGGGAAAAGGCCGCGGTGCAGGAGGCTTTGGCCACGTTCACGCCGGAGCGGTTCTGGCAATGCCCCATGCGCCGGCCCGTGCCAGGCGATGTGTCCAGCATCTTCGGACTGCAGCGCTTCATGAACGACGAGCCGCGTCAACCACACGGGGGCGTGGATCTGCGCGCTGGGTATGGCACGCCGGTAAATGCCTGCTGGGAGGGTCGCGTCATCCTGACCGGCGACCATTTTTTTGCAGGAAAGTCCGTTTTCGTGGACCATGGGCAGGGAGTGGTCAGCATGTATTTCCATCTTGCAGAGATCATGGCTCAGGAAGGGCAACGCGTGATGCCGGGCGAAGTCATCGGCCGCGTTGGCAGCTCCGGTCGGGTCACCGGTCCGCATCTGCACTTCGGTCTCAGCATTTTCGGAGCAGCCGTGGACCCCTTGCCGCTCATGGGCCCGGACTGCGAGAATGCCGGATACGGCAACCAGTGA
- the xseA gene encoding exodeoxyribonuclease VII large subunit: protein MHIFSVREITDRVKNLLETEFPFLWVRGQVSNLSRPSSGHLYFALKDNDALINVVWFRRSQRGADGGVDSLTGEILEQGVSAADLAEGLENGQEILVGGTLNVYPPRGQYQLLAELVQPVGLGELHLRFEALKKRFAARGWFDPDRKRSLPHNPARVALVTAPDSAACADFTTLAARRGLPATIRVYASPVQGDEAPLALARAIRAAGRQRFGQVVVLIRGGGSLEDLWAFNTEEVARAVYECPVPVLAGVGHEVDHTIADMIADVRAATPSHAAQLLWPERRQLVQETDELESRLLGAVNRRTERLDSMLAQQERGLGWLSPASRLMEREHRLAGLAARLQSTGTQAAHRSESRLFSLEERLRRSSGQERVERLEYITESLLDRLRRAGNSSLDKHAAAIDGLKMRLTGADPTAPLGRGFCLVRSQEAARGEFFRSATEITEGQGVEIVFRDAAVDATAERVRPGEGLPAFESSTPEDDT from the coding sequence ATGCATATCTTTTCGGTCCGCGAGATCACAGACCGGGTCAAGAACCTCCTGGAAACCGAGTTTCCGTTCCTCTGGGTGCGGGGACAGGTCTCCAACCTCTCGCGGCCGTCATCGGGCCATCTCTACTTCGCACTCAAGGACAACGACGCGCTCATCAACGTGGTCTGGTTCCGGCGCTCCCAGCGCGGTGCTGACGGCGGCGTGGACAGCTTGACCGGCGAGATTCTGGAACAGGGCGTGTCCGCGGCCGACCTGGCCGAGGGCCTGGAGAACGGCCAGGAAATCCTCGTGGGCGGCACGCTGAACGTCTATCCGCCGCGGGGGCAGTATCAATTGCTCGCCGAGCTCGTGCAGCCCGTGGGCCTGGGCGAGCTGCATCTCAGGTTCGAGGCGCTCAAGAAGCGGTTCGCCGCGCGCGGCTGGTTCGATCCGGACCGCAAACGGTCGCTGCCGCACAATCCCGCCCGCGTGGCCCTCGTCACCGCACCGGACAGCGCGGCCTGTGCCGATTTCACCACCCTCGCCGCAAGACGCGGTCTGCCCGCTACTATTCGTGTGTACGCCAGCCCGGTGCAGGGCGACGAAGCCCCCCTCGCTCTGGCGCGGGCCATTCGCGCGGCAGGACGGCAGCGTTTCGGCCAGGTTGTCGTGCTCATCCGCGGCGGCGGTTCCCTGGAAGACCTCTGGGCCTTCAACACGGAGGAGGTCGCCCGCGCCGTATATGAATGCCCCGTGCCGGTGCTGGCCGGTGTGGGTCACGAGGTGGACCACACCATCGCAGACATGATCGCGGACGTGCGTGCGGCAACGCCGTCCCATGCGGCGCAACTCCTGTGGCCGGAGCGCAGGCAGCTCGTGCAGGAAACGGACGAGCTGGAATCGCGTCTGCTCGGCGCTGTGAACCGCCGGACGGAGCGTCTCGACTCCATGCTCGCGCAGCAGGAGCGCGGCCTCGGTTGGCTGTCGCCGGCGTCCCGCCTCATGGAGCGGGAGCATCGACTCGCCGGCCTCGCCGCCCGGTTGCAATCCACCGGCACCCAGGCGGCGCACCGCAGCGAATCGCGACTTTTCAGCCTGGAAGAGCGACTGCGCCGTTCGAGCGGGCAGGAGCGGGTCGAACGGCTCGAATACATCACGGAATCCCTCCTGGACCGTCTGCGCCGCGCCGGGAATTCCTCGCTCGACAAGCACGCAGCCGCCATCGACGGCCTGAAGATGCGGTTGACCGGCGCCGACCCCACTGCGCCGCTGGGACGGGGATTCTGTCTTGTCCGCTCACAGGAGGCCGCCCGTGGTGAGTTCTTCCGCTCCGCTACGGAAATAACCGAGGGGCAGGGGGTGGAAATCGTATTCCGGGACGCCGCCGTGGACGCCACGGCGGAACGCGTCCGTCCGGGCGAAGGCTTGCCGGCGTTCGAGTCCAGCACGCCGGAGGACGACACATGA